Part of the Musa acuminata AAA Group cultivar baxijiao unplaced genomic scaffold, Cavendish_Baxijiao_AAA HiC_scaffold_1138, whole genome shotgun sequence genome, agaaggggctgcaagctctttccaagagagaggtattgccagatctcagatgtatacatctgaacccttgtattgattgtttggctggtaaacaacatagagtttcatttgctagtgctgctttgtctagaaaaatgcatgccttagaccatgtttatacagatgtatgtggtcctttgaggacaaaaactcttggtggatctattgatgttcttggtataagtggtgcactttattttgtcacttttatagatgatttttccaggaaagtttgggcctatactttgaagaccaaagatcaggttattaatgtcttcaaagagtttcatgctagggttgaaagggagacagaaagaaaattgaaatgcataagatcagataatggtggtgagtatacaggattgtttaatgactattgcaggtcacatgagatccaacatgagatgatagttcctggtacacctcaacataatgcaattgcagagaggatgaaccgcaccatcatggaaaaaattagatgtatgctttcacaggccaagctacccaaaagattttgggatgaggctttgaggactacagttgatgtgatcaacttatcaccatgtacagccctagatggtaatgttgcagagcatatatggtcagagaaagatgtttcttacaagcatttgagagtatttggttgtcgcgcatttgcacatattccaaacaatgagaggtccaagctggatggtaagtctaaagaatgtatttttcttggttactcacatgatcattttggttacaggctttaggatccagaaaagcagaaggtattcagaagcatagatgtagtcttctttgaggatcaaacctttgaagatttgaagaagaagacacaggccaagacttctgcagaaggattagtagattatgacccagttattcctcgagATGTACAGGAAGATAGTAtaaagcctgatgttgatctacctgcaggacatgttgagcaagaagaagtaggagagcaagttccaacagaacctcagttgagaagatcttctagacaacgtcaaccttctagaagatactctacagatgagtatgttatgcttacttatgcaggtgaaccaaagagttttcaggaagcagttgaaagtgagcagaaagagaagtggttagttgctatgcaggaagagatggatgctcttcagaagaaccacacttataatttggtgctggtaccaaatggaatgaaggccttgaagaacaagtgggtttttaggttgaagactcaagaatattgttctcaaccaaagtacaaaactagattggttgtgaaaggctttggtcaaaagaaaggtattgactttgaagagattttctctcctgttgttaaaatgtcttctattcgtgttgctcttggtattgctgctagccaagacttggaggttgaacagttagatgtgaagacagctttccttcatggtgatttggaggaggaaatttatatggagcaaccaaaaggcttcaaagtcaaaggtaaagataattttgtctgcaagttgaagaagagcttgtatgggctaaagcaagctccaagacagtggtatagaaagtttgattcatttatgatagaaaatggatacaaaagaacggcttcagatcattgtgtgtacatcaaatggtttggtgaggattttattattctcttactttatgttgatgacatgcttattcttgggaaaaatatgtctaaaattgacaggttgaagaaggaactgagtgagtcttttgcaatgaaggacatggggccagcaaagcaaatactaggcatgtagatttctcgtgacaagaaaaacaagaagatttggttgtcacaggagaaataaatcgagaaggtattggaaagatttagtatgagcaacgcaaaactagttggttctcctcttgcaggtcacttcaagttgtgctcagaatatagtccgtcaagtgatgaggagaaggagaaaatgcaaaatgttccttatgcttcagcagttggaagtttaatgtatgcaatggtatgtatgaggccggacatcgcatatgtagtgggtgttactagcatatttcttgcaaatccaggcaaagagcactaggcagcagtgaagtggatttttagatatctcagagggagctctaaggtttgtttaagctttggaggtggaccacatgtgttgacaggttacatagatgcagatatggcaagagatatagatacgagaaagtctatttcaggttatgtacttacttttgcagggggagctgtgtcatggcaatccaggttgcaaaggtgtattgctctctctaccacagaaacagaatatattgctgctacagaggtatgtaaagaaatgttatggatgaaagaattcttacaagaattggggctgaaataggaaaattatgtagtgcattgtgatagccagagtgtcatccatttgtgtaagaacccaatgtttcattccaaatcaaagcatatagatgttagataccactggattcgaaatgtatttgaagagaagcagttgtagcTTTAGAAAatgcatacagatgacaacggagcagacatgttgatgaagaccttaccaaaagaaagacaggagatatgccgatagctggtcggcatggcttcacattgaggagtcatgggacagcctcccttatgggctgaagggggaggttgttgggctgatagcccatattcagcccatgtgggctagggcagcccacagcccacaccccctcttatcctaaccctaattaagattagggggtgtggtagctgcgttttagaagcagaaaaaggctataaaaaggcagcaacgaggcagatctttaggGCCacaggattccaaagagaagaaggagaacaaggcagaaaaggaagagaaagaaagggaagaagacaaggacaacgcaaagagactgttctcaatcatctagcagtgttctcatctcaggttagatcaaatctacagtagactcttgctgtgattacttaggaagGTTTTAGATGTTGtgggtagtgacgtgatccttgtatcccagttattctcttgtggttattgctagggtttagggcaagagattgagatttgtatattcattattctctagtttgccccgtggttatatcatctctagtttgtcccgtggtttttacccttcacattgaaggggtttttcacgtatattttggtgttatgtttgattgtgtttctatttaattccgctgcgtattatggtcttctagtatttgttcatatacaaatgttattcctctttatatccccatcaattatAACATGCGATGTGGGAGTGTACATATATATTACGATAACGTATGGTCTAGGAGTATacgtatatgctatgatatgagTATATAAGTCTATAAATTTGTTATGTTTcctatatatgcatataaatattttgaattattttgacgtaaaattttacctctttatttttgtatatattatattGTACGATTATACTTTCTAAAAAAAGtcatatgatgaaatatttatcattaaatgtCTTATATCgatgattttgaaatattatatacatAACATGACATGACGTATGCTTACCTAAATAAATCTATAAAAACTTATACTTACTAAGCGATTACAAACTATATACCATATTTTGTAGAATTAGTCTCCTATCCCATTAAGTGAGCATGTGCACATGCCAGAGCAAGTATCAATGTGAGCATATTTGTAGAATTAGTCTCCTATCCCATTAAGTGAGCATGTGCACATGCCAGAGCAAGTATCAATGTGAGCATTTTGTATGTAAATTTTGGACATATTATATCTATATTTTTCTATTGATTTGTTGTTATAATTATATACAAGTGTCCAAAACACTTTTTGTTTAGTAAtactatattttaattttaagattatcgTGACATCCTACTTTTAGAGTTAGGATACAAGTGAAACTAAGAATATGatactataataaatatttttattagtttaaACAAATATTttccttatatatataaataatttaattaagttGTTATTTGTCTTCTAAACCAACATGAAATACTTAAGTTTTGTAGGTCAGTGGTACTTAAATAAGTACTATGATGTGGTTAATGAGTTGAGCCACAAATCTTAATTAAGGTCTGTCTTCTTTAAAATTAGTCTAACATTGAAAAGAAAGCTTCAAGTTCTACTAGTGATGAAGCTAATCAATGGAGTTGATCAGCATAGTCAAAGGATAATTTAACAATAACGACAACAACTCACGTCGTTTGACTTATTTGGGATTCAGCTaacacgattttttttttttcataattaaaTTTTACATAAAGATAAGAGAGAAAATAACTAAGAGAATACACATCAGAGTAGTTGGACTTGCAACTTTCTTTTCAAGCACACCACAGTAAGCATATATCTTATGATATCAAAAGAATGTCTAAAAAAAATCATGACAAGCCAATTTAAGACTCTCATGAACCAAGATTTACAATCTAAACCTAATAACAGCCTACCATACTAAATCATCTGCAGTGGAACGGTGCAGCTGTTCGACAATCTCGCCATTGGCTGTCCAAAATAAATCAATCTCAGCAGGGTTATCAGCTTCGAAAAATCTGTAACCGAGATCATTCATCCAATATAAGCTTCATTATCAAGTCGTTCCAAGCATCGATTGCGCCAGGCAAGCACCAATGCAGGCAATCATTCTGAACTTTCGCATTCTTATCCTTCTCAAACGGATGGAATCTCCTGTAAGGTCCTGAATGGGCATCAGGCCTTAGCAAAGAGAGTTGGAAAGTGTCCAGGAGTTTGAGGTGTGCCACATTCTCTGTTCCACCGAGTGCCACCGCTCTGTTGAACTCCTCTAGCTCAATTTTTCGCATCACACGGTCCACTTCTCTGCCATCAAACTCCCCTGCCTTGTATGGTGTGGTCCTGTTACAAACACCACCACTGAACCACTCACCATAATCAAAGTGGTCTGGCGCCCATGTCCTATAAATAACAATCGGCTTGTGCTCAGAAGTAGCGACAAAATGGAAGACCGAATTGAGGGTTTTACTATAAGCATACTCGTAACCGAGTTCTGATAAGTTCAGCTTGGGGCAGTAGTGGCAGCCAACAACTGTGTTATTCTCCATATAGACTGCAGTTTTCAAAAACCATTGCCCGCCCGATACGACCATGTAGTCAAAGCTGGTATACTGACTTGTCCAGTTGTCATCGAGGGTGTCAAGATGGAGCCGGTTTTCAGATTTTGACTCACCATCATCATTTTCAAAAATCTCTGCTTTAATCAGGAACGGGCTCCAGATGAGTGAGATGGTGAAGTCGTGGGAAGGAAAGCGCCATGTTCTTGATTTGTATTGTTCGTCATGATAGATCTCAACAGCATCTTCAGCCTGAAATGCGATAAGATGGTCAAGTTTGGCTTACAAATAGCATGTGTGATTTTACTATAGAAACATTTGAAGCAGTGAACCAAAATATACAAACCATAATGTTGTTTAACACTCAGATTAGTCTGTACAGTTCTAAACAACTAACCGGTATCAGGATTGCATTAATGGATCCAGGCACAACATACCATTTCGATAAGTTCTATAACCTACGACTGATATTACCATGATAATCCGGCCCCAGTCTGGGCCAACGCTTTGAACAAAAGACGATACGTGAGGATAAAGAAAATATAATCCTGCATAACATACTATCAAGGATTGATAACAAAGAGAAATCATCAAAAAGCTATTGACTCTAATATTGAAGATATGGTTCGTCACCTCATAATGCTTCCATCATGCCACAAACAAGTTTATCAAAAGTTCTGTTTCACGTTTACCCAAAACTTTAATTTAAAGCTTTTGATTTTATGTGCATCTTGCACAGATATCctcattctcaaacttatcttttTCCTGTTTCAAATTGTCCATCTTGGTTACAATGTGCCATATGTTATCTGAAATCATCTTGGAGAAAATGTGGAATGCTAGTCGTAAGATATCAGATATTCACTTTGGTTACAACACGCCATAATAAAAATCGACAAATTGCTTTGACTGAACTTTAAAGGCTAGTTAGATGATATAACATCAAGGAAATTCACCTTAGAAAGGAGACAAATCAATGACTGTGCATGGTTGCGAAGAATTGAATCACCAATTAGTGCCC contains:
- the LOC103999682 gene encoding protein trichome birefringence-like 25 translates to MGPQPWTGVERRSNHIAVKLFALVLLVYLTFRILFSGFVVLLPVPESPAVPVDRSDSREVAVGVVSAAKPRKDKCNLFTGEWIPNPSGPAYTNESCRFIESPQNCMKNGRPDMGYLFWRWKPHGCDVPPFNAQKFMEVMRNKTWALIGDSILRNHAQSLICLLSKAEDAVEIYHDEQYKSRTWRFPSHDFTISLIWSPFLIKAEIFENDDGESKSENRLHLDTLDDNWTSQYTSFDYMVVSGGQWFLKTAVYMENNTVVGCHYCPKLNLSELGYEYAYSKTLNSVFHFVATSEHKPIVIYRTWAPDHFDYGEWFSGGVCNRTTPYKAGEFDGREVDRVMRKIELEEFNRAVALGGTENVAHLKLLDTFQLSLLRPDAHSGPYRRFHPFEKDKNAKVQNDCLHWCLPGAIDAWNDLIMKLILDE